In Acidisarcina polymorpha, the DNA window AAGACTTCCACTTGGGCGTCCAGCGCGATGAGCGCAGGTGCCCAATCACCGGGGTAGGTAGCGATACAGTGCTCGCTCGTTCCCAGAATCGCGTGGCCTCTGTTCATTCCATCCAAGGCCGCACAACCTGAACCAGGGATACGTTTGTTGCATTGCTCATAGCTCGTGTCGCGAAAGTACGAACAACGCGTGCGCTGAAGTACATTGCCTCCGAGTCGCGCCATATTACGCAGCTGCTGCGAGGCTGCTCGCCAGAGGCTCTCTGTCAAGATCGGATAGTCCCGAACGATGGCTTTATCAGAATGCAACTGCCCCATGGAAACGAGAGAGCCAATCCGCAATCCCGTCTCGGTTTGAACAACCTTGTGCATGTCTTCATCACGGATCGAGCTGATGTCGACAAGCGTACTCGGCTGCATGACTTCCAGCTTCATCAGATCGACCAAGGTGGTGCCGCCGCCAATGAACTGAACATTCGAAGTCACGTGAGCGCTTGCCGGAACTGAGGCAAGTGCAACAGCTGACGCACCATCGGTCGCTACTTGGTAAGAAAAAGGTCGCATCAGCCCTTCTCCATTTCTGTCTTGGCCTGCTTGATAGCCGCCACGATGTTAGGGTAAGCCGCGCAGCGACACAGATTACCGCTCATGTACTCTCGAATGTCTTCATCCGATGTAGCAT includes these proteins:
- a CDS encoding FAD binding domain-containing protein; protein product: MRPFSYQVATDGASAVALASVPASAHVTSNVQFIGGGTTLVDLMKLEVMQPSTLVDISSIRDEDMHKVVQTETGLRIGSLVSMGQLHSDKAIVRDYPILTESLWRAASQQLRNMARLGGNVLQRTRCSYFRDTSYEQCNKRIPGSGCAALDGMNRGHAILGTSEHCIATYPGDWAPALIALDAQVEVLSRSGKRTLPFSELHRLPGATPHIETNLRPGDLITAFIIPVGPQRRSLYRKIRDRESYQFANASAAVALDLQGDVLRDVRIGLGGVATVPWRAHRAEAMLRGKRLTESAAARAADEEFKEARPRGHNAPKVVLGKRTLVRALLEAKAMEVS